From one Ignavibacteria bacterium genomic stretch:
- a CDS encoding APC family permease produces the protein MLTFTYAIINILLVAIFIKVMSKKDFLSYLFNGRWWLTWIAVGIITLMDELTSVYYAPFEAFRFIGIKAIVYIALTSILIRFLSTRMVEISEILEANNIKGGGVYSFSYLVLGPNTSFIAISSIIVSYVLTAAISTVSAVENGTSFLAIGLGMKFFLKVGVIWLITGLNIVGIKENAKFTFLIFVFASFVLVNLIVGGFASFNQHTVTMLNASFGDFWHDLTGGSILHSYQNIIIGIGSCILAYSGIESVLQTASLVKNWKEIRKAYLFLAVTVGIVTPLIALLALSSNVDISKHETDLIPAFATSVNGELFGVIVSVLASITLIMAVNTAMVASAELIEKVAERYNYGWLIQLNKKQSLYRIHIVNGVFYTIILIVTNGSQAILAEMYAVGLIASFCINTGSLIIYRYSKGTKEISYHTSRIGTLILFIILLSTFIYIALNRPYGTGLWFSITLLFLLAGIRISKFRAPEIPVRRATRTPMDIIFAISDVPKDDVHLYFRRPSEFELQGNNVDSIFVSFYSPRNEAPQNISPNHFWISIQRGMKLFDMIVALLRTLEYEMPPDKTLHIHFGWPLSSWLDRMSIGVMIYNIIHLPKKFPHFTFHMDYKAV, from the coding sequence ATGCTAACTTTTACATATGCTATAATTAACATACTTCTTGTCGCCATTTTCATAAAGGTAATGAGCAAGAAAGACTTTCTTTCCTACCTTTTTAACGGCAGATGGTGGCTGACCTGGATAGCCGTCGGCATAATTACACTTATGGATGAACTGACTTCGGTCTATTATGCCCCCTTTGAAGCTTTCCGGTTTATAGGTATAAAGGCTATTGTTTATATTGCTCTGACCTCAATCCTGATACGCTTCCTTTCTACAAGGATGGTGGAAATTTCGGAAATCCTTGAGGCAAATAATATTAAAGGCGGCGGAGTTTATTCGTTTTCATACCTGGTGCTGGGGCCTAACACCTCCTTTATTGCAATATCATCAATTATCGTAAGTTATGTGCTTACGGCAGCTATTTCAACCGTCAGCGCCGTTGAAAACGGCACTTCATTCCTGGCCATAGGACTGGGAATGAAATTCTTCCTTAAAGTCGGCGTTATCTGGCTTATTACGGGACTTAATATAGTTGGAATAAAGGAGAACGCGAAGTTCACATTCCTGATCTTTGTATTTGCTTCCTTTGTTCTGGTTAACCTCATTGTAGGAGGCTTTGCCAGCTTCAACCAGCATACGGTAACAATGCTTAATGCCAGCTTTGGCGACTTCTGGCACGACCTGACGGGAGGATCGATTCTGCACTCATATCAGAATATTATTATCGGCATCGGAAGCTGTATTCTGGCATACTCGGGTATTGAATCTGTACTTCAGACCGCCTCTCTTGTTAAAAACTGGAAGGAAATCAGGAAAGCTTATCTCTTCCTGGCTGTGACGGTCGGCATTGTTACACCTCTTATTGCGCTGCTTGCACTCTCATCCAACGTTGATATAAGCAAGCACGAGACCGACCTTATACCGGCTTTTGCCACCAGTGTTAACGGCGAACTCTTCGGCGTAATAGTTTCGGTTCTTGCAAGCATTACACTTATTATGGCTGTAAACACCGCCATGGTTGCTTCAGCCGAACTTATTGAAAAAGTAGCCGAAAGATACAATTACGGATGGCTTATCCAGCTGAATAAAAAGCAGTCCCTCTACAGAATCCATATTGTTAACGGTGTCTTTTACACGATAATCCTTATCGTTACAAACGGCAGCCAGGCCATTCTGGCTGAAATGTATGCCGTGGGACTTATTGCCAGCTTCTGCATCAACACCGGGTCTCTTATAATTTACAGGTATTCCAAAGGAACAAAGGAAATCTCATATCACACTTCCAGAATCGGCACCTTAATTCTCTTTATTATTCTTTTGAGCACATTTATTTATATTGCACTTAACAGGCCTTACGGCACCGGGCTCTGGTTCAGCATTACACTTTTGTTCCTTCTTGCAGGAATAAGGATATCCAAGTTCAGGGCTCCTGAAATCCCCGTCAGGCGTGCAACGCGTACGCCTATGGACATCATATTTGCAATAAGCGACGTTCCCAAAGACGACGTACACCTGTACTTCAGACGCCCTTCGGAATTTGAGCTGCAGGGCAATAATGTCGACTCCATTTTCGTCAGCTTTTATTCCCCCAGGAACGAGGCGCCGCAGAATATCAGCCCTAACCATTTCTGGATATCAATTCAAAGAGGAATGAAACTCTTTGATATGATTGTGGCTCTTCTTAGAACTCTGGAATACGAAATGCCCCCTGATAAGACGCTGCATATCCATTTCGGATGGCCCCTGTCATCCTGGCTCGACCGGATGTCTATCGGCGTTATGATATATAACATAATCCATCTGCCGAAGAAGTTCCCCCACTTTACTTTCCATATGGACTATAAGGCCGTATAA
- a CDS encoding response regulator transcription factor produces the protein MKVLLVEDEKKVASFIRKGLEEEYYTVDVAFDGRQGRELALSQEYDLIILDIMLPYINGIMLLEEIRRSRISTPVLLLTARQSVENKVEGLDAGADDYLTKPFAFEELLARIRALLRRKETEKSLSLKAGDLTLDLQTHSVKRNGVEISLTPKEYAVLEFLLRNKNKVISRTRLSEHVYDYHFDTDTNVIDVYINKLRNKIDKDFEKQLLYTIRGVGYSIKE, from the coding sequence ATGAAAGTACTGCTCGTTGAAGATGAAAAAAAGGTAGCCTCCTTTATCAGGAAAGGTCTTGAGGAGGAATACTACACAGTTGACGTGGCCTTCGATGGAAGGCAGGGGCGCGAACTGGCTTTGTCACAGGAATATGACCTCATCATCCTTGATATCATGCTCCCTTATATTAACGGCATTATGCTCCTCGAGGAAATCAGACGTAGCAGAATTTCCACACCCGTCCTCCTGCTTACTGCAAGACAGTCCGTGGAAAACAAGGTCGAAGGGCTGGATGCCGGGGCTGATGACTACCTAACGAAACCTTTCGCCTTTGAAGAACTGCTGGCCCGGATCCGCGCACTCTTAAGACGGAAAGAAACGGAAAAATCCCTCTCACTTAAGGCCGGGGACCTTACGCTTGACCTCCAGACGCACAGCGTTAAGCGAAATGGGGTTGAAATTTCCCTTACCCCTAAAGAGTACGCCGTACTGGAATTTCTCCTGAGGAATAAAAATAAGGTTATATCCAGAACCAGGCTTTCAGAACACGTCTACGACTACCACTTCGATACCGATACCAATGTAATTGACGTGTATATCAATAAACTCAGAAATAAAATTGACAAGGACTTTGAAAAACAGCTGTTGTATACAATAAGAGGAGTCGGATACTCAATAAAGGAATAA
- a CDS encoding HAMP domain-containing protein codes for MKKLNLRHTIFKAALFVKTTRFKTTLWYSSLFLLLEAMIGIAIYFYTHQSLNEQLDIALTRQAEAIYNFVSDSKVDLGDFQPDSVYASPEDVVYDLIFEAVTLNPRNTYVQVQLKDKIVFRTENLMGHKLAFPDVKPNKVDVQTFKNEKLSPYTIRGAYLHKGRYKIVVAFPADLIHETLNSLKDIYAIIAPIFFIISIVGGSIISARSLSRIDQVINRMDEITAQNLNEKIEGEEFEDEYGRLVRRLNEMIHRIKTSIEYMNQFSISASHELKTPLTILRGEIEIALKSPKTPEEYREILHSNYEETLRLINIVEKLFFISKIDHSLVKINKERVNLKAYLEDILANMSFIGGENQIELLFNVQDTPKVLLDPEWMRQALFNLVDNAIKFGNENTPVTVEVTQPEDKKIKISVKNEGPGIPEEILPKIFDRFFRAESSRNRSTGGAGLGLSVVKSIVTWHQGEIRVKSIPDKETEFSIILPNS; via the coding sequence GTGAAAAAATTGAACCTGCGACACACAATTTTTAAAGCAGCTTTATTCGTCAAGACTACACGCTTTAAGACCACATTATGGTACTCATCACTCTTCCTGCTGCTTGAGGCCATGATTGGAATTGCTATCTATTTTTACACACATCAAAGCCTTAACGAACAGCTGGATATTGCCCTTACAAGACAAGCCGAGGCAATATATAATTTCGTTTCAGACAGCAAGGTTGATCTGGGAGATTTTCAGCCCGACTCTGTCTATGCTTCACCGGAAGACGTTGTATACGACCTCATCTTTGAAGCCGTAACGCTGAACCCAAGAAACACTTATGTCCAGGTGCAGCTGAAGGATAAGATAGTCTTCAGAACAGAAAACCTTATGGGGCATAAACTGGCTTTTCCTGACGTCAAACCGAACAAGGTGGACGTACAGACATTTAAGAATGAAAAGCTTTCCCCTTATACCATCAGAGGCGCCTATCTGCATAAAGGGAGATATAAGATTGTAGTTGCCTTCCCTGCCGATCTTATTCATGAAACACTGAACAGCCTGAAAGACATTTACGCAATTATTGCCCCAATATTCTTTATCATTTCTATAGTCGGCGGCTCCATCATTTCAGCCCGCTCACTTTCCAGAATTGACCAGGTAATTAACCGCATGGATGAAATAACAGCACAGAACCTGAATGAAAAGATTGAAGGCGAGGAATTTGAGGATGAATACGGCCGCCTGGTAAGAAGGCTGAATGAAATGATACACAGGATAAAAACTTCCATCGAGTATATGAACCAGTTCTCCATTTCAGCCTCACACGAACTGAAAACGCCTCTTACTATCCTGCGCGGTGAAATTGAAATTGCGCTTAAATCCCCCAAAACCCCGGAGGAATACAGGGAAATCCTTCACAGTAATTATGAGGAAACCTTAAGGCTTATAAATATTGTTGAAAAGCTTTTCTTCATTTCTAAAATTGACCACTCCCTGGTTAAAATAAATAAGGAAAGAGTGAACCTGAAGGCTTATCTTGAAGACATTCTGGCAAACATGAGTTTCATTGGAGGAGAAAACCAGATTGAACTTCTTTTTAATGTGCAGGATACTCCTAAAGTCCTCCTTGACCCGGAGTGGATGCGCCAGGCGCTCTTTAATCTCGTCGACAATGCAATAAAGTTCGGGAATGAAAATACTCCCGTAACAGTTGAAGTTACGCAGCCTGAGGATAAGAAAATTAAAATATCGGTGAAAAATGAGGGACCTGGAATTCCGGAGGAAATTCTCCCTAAAATATTCGACAGGTTCTTCAGGGCTGAATCATCAAGAAACAGGAGCACGGGAGGCGCGGGCCTGGGGCTTTCAGTTGTAAAATCGATCGTTACATGGCATCAGGGTGAAATCAGGGTTAAGTCTATTCCAGACAAAGAAACAGAATTTTCAATTATTCTACCCAACAGCTAG
- the argF gene encoding ornithine carbamoyltransferase produces MAVNMKGKSLISINDLTIEEVWQIFELSATLKMKRLTGEPHKLLEGKTLGMIFSKPSTRTRVSFEVGIYELGGIGMYFGQNDLQLKKSESVADTARVLSRFLSGIMIRTFDHQDVVDLATYGSIPVINGLTDLLHPCQVLTDLFTVYEKKKVLKGLKLAYIGDGNNMAHSLLHGCSKVGMDIAIASPSGYKPVEQIVKNAQANAKYMGSKVEILDDPVAAVKDADVVYTDVWASMGQEAEATERKKIFQKFQVNPELVKNAKEDYLFMHCLPAHRGDEVVNEVADSPNSIIFDEAENRLHVQKAIMALVM; encoded by the coding sequence TGGCAAATTTTTGAACTGAGCGCCACGCTTAAAATGAAACGCCTTACCGGGGAACCCCATAAGTTACTTGAAGGCAAGACCCTCGGAATGATATTCTCAAAGCCTTCTACAAGAACAAGAGTTTCTTTTGAGGTGGGCATATATGAACTGGGCGGAATAGGTATGTATTTCGGCCAGAACGACCTTCAGTTAAAGAAAAGCGAAAGCGTAGCCGATACGGCCAGAGTGCTCTCGCGCTTCCTTAGCGGCATAATGATAAGAACTTTTGACCACCAGGACGTAGTTGACCTGGCAACCTACGGATCTATCCCTGTAATAAACGGACTTACCGACTTGCTGCATCCGTGCCAGGTTCTGACAGACCTGTTTACGGTTTATGAGAAAAAGAAGGTGTTAAAGGGTCTTAAGCTAGCTTATATTGGCGACGGCAACAACATGGCGCACAGCCTTCTGCACGGCTGCTCCAAAGTTGGAATGGACATAGCAATTGCTTCACCTTCGGGCTACAAGCCGGTTGAGCAGATTGTTAAAAATGCCCAGGCCAACGCCAAATACATGGGAAGCAAGGTAGAAATACTGGATGACCCTGTGGCTGCGGTTAAAGACGCCGACGTCGTTTACACTGACGTCTGGGCCAGCATGGGCCAGGAAGCTGAAGCTACTGAGCGTAAAAAGATCTTCCAGAAGTTCCAGGTTAATCCTGAACTCGTAAAGAATGCAAAGGAAGATTACCTCTTTATGCACTGCCTGCCTGCGCACAGGGGCGATGAGGTAGTAAATGAAGTTGCCGATTCACCTAATTCAATCATTTTTGACGAGGCTGAAAACAGGCTTCATGTCCAGAAGGCAATTATGGCTCTTGTTATGTAG